A genomic segment from Tessaracoccus defluvii encodes:
- a CDS encoding 3-alpha domain-containing protein, with protein MSGWYLRVLETGDVGAGDTVARLADSAGPTLREASVVVQGLTDDADLIRRVLAFEGLPTRWRPRIERRLAGGRVDESARERGPAADR; from the coding sequence ATGTCCGGCTGGTACCTGCGGGTGCTGGAGACCGGAGACGTTGGCGCCGGCGACACGGTGGCGCGCCTGGCCGACTCCGCGGGGCCGACGCTGCGCGAGGCGTCCGTCGTCGTGCAGGGACTCACGGACGATGCGGACCTGATCCGGCGGGTGCTGGCCTTCGAGGGCCTGCCGACCCGGTGGCGGCCGCGGATCGAGCGGCGGCTCGCAGGGGGCCGGGTCGACGAGTCAGCCCGCGAGCGTGGCCCGGCCGCGGACCGGTGA
- the hisI gene encoding phosphoribosyl-AMP cyclohydrolase: MRELTYNAEGLIPAIAQDAETREVLMLAWMDAEALRRTLTTGKATYWSRSRKEYWVKGETSGHHQRVVSVAADCDGDTILLTVEQTGAACHTGNHTCFFTELTAGDVA; this comes from the coding sequence ATGCGTGAACTGACGTACAACGCCGAGGGGCTGATCCCCGCCATCGCCCAGGATGCAGAGACCCGCGAGGTCCTCATGCTGGCCTGGATGGATGCCGAGGCACTCCGGCGGACCCTGACCACGGGCAAGGCGACCTACTGGTCACGCTCCCGGAAGGAGTACTGGGTCAAGGGCGAGACGTCGGGCCACCACCAGCGGGTCGTCTCCGTGGCCGCCGACTGCGACGGCGACACGATCCTCCTGACCGTCGAGCAGACAGGCGCAGCCTGCCATACCGGCAACCACACCTGCTTCTTCACGGAGCTGACCGCCGGAGACGTCGCATGA
- a CDS encoding HGxxPAAW family protein has protein sequence MARTPKYYHHGRSPAAWTGVVITAIGFVLGAIGSVMGPNWALVLTGAAIVLVGGLTVMVMKTVGLGQP, from the coding sequence ATGGCGCGTACCCCGAAGTACTACCACCACGGCAGGAGCCCCGCCGCCTGGACGGGCGTCGTCATCACGGCCATCGGCTTCGTGCTGGGCGCCATCGGCTCCGTGATGGGCCCGAACTGGGCGCTGGTGCTCACCGGCGCGGCCATCGTGCTCGTCGGCGGCCTCACGGTCATGGTCATGAAGACCGTTGGCCTCGGCCAGCCGTGA
- the trpC gene encoding indole-3-glycerol phosphate synthase TrpC, whose product MSVLDDIISGVRLDLAERAARVPLSDVRRAAADAAPARPVMPAFRSDALSVVAEVKRKSPSKGDLAEIPDPAALAAAYAAGGATAISVLTEERRFRGSLADLDAVRAAVDVPVLRKDFMVDEYQFHEARAHGADLVLLIVAALGDAQLSDFLALTAELGMTALVETHTAEEVDRAVAVGAELIGVNNRNLKTLDVDLATFGGLSERIGPGAVRVAESGIFTAADVATVAAQGADAILVGEALVRHGDPTAAIAGFIAAAERARA is encoded by the coding sequence GTGAGTGTCCTTGACGACATCATCTCGGGAGTCCGGCTCGACCTTGCGGAGCGCGCGGCGCGCGTTCCGCTGAGCGATGTCCGCCGCGCGGCCGCGGACGCCGCGCCTGCGCGACCGGTGATGCCGGCGTTCCGCTCCGACGCGCTCTCGGTGGTCGCCGAGGTCAAGCGCAAGTCCCCCTCCAAGGGTGACCTGGCGGAGATCCCCGACCCCGCGGCCCTGGCCGCCGCCTACGCCGCCGGGGGCGCGACCGCGATCTCCGTGCTCACGGAGGAGCGGCGTTTCCGCGGCTCGCTGGCCGACCTGGACGCCGTCCGGGCCGCCGTCGACGTGCCGGTGCTGCGCAAGGACTTCATGGTCGACGAGTACCAGTTCCACGAGGCGCGAGCACACGGGGCCGACCTCGTGCTCCTCATCGTCGCGGCCCTCGGCGACGCCCAGCTGTCGGACTTCCTGGCCCTGACGGCGGAGCTGGGGATGACCGCGCTGGTCGAGACCCACACGGCCGAGGAGGTCGACCGGGCGGTGGCCGTCGGCGCCGAACTGATCGGCGTCAACAACCGCAACCTCAAGACCCTCGACGTGGACCTCGCCACCTTCGGCGGCCTCTCCGAGCGGATCGGTCCCGGCGCCGTCCGCGTGGCCGAGTCGGGCATCTTCACGGCCGCGGACGTGGCCACCGTCGCCGCCCAGGGCGCCGACGCCATTCTCGTGGGGGAGGCCCTCGTCCGGCACGGGGACCCCACCGCAGCGATCGCGGGCTTCATCGCGGCCGCGGAAAGGGCACGGGCATGA
- the trpB gene encoding tryptophan synthase subunit beta, protein MSLPTSNGHFGIFGGRFVPEALQAALSELTVAFDEAMADPAYHAELARLQRDYAGRPTPITVASNFSKQCGNATILLKREDLNHTGAHKVNNVLGQALLTKRMGKTRVIAETGAGQHGVATATAAALLGLECRVYMGEVDTQRQALNVARMQLLGAEVYAVAAGSRTLKDAMNEAMRDWVTTVDNTHYLIGTVGGPHPFPYLVRELQRVISTEARAQMLADHGALPDYVAACVGGGSNAIGMFYDFIGDESVSLYGFEAGGDGVETGRHAATITAGSHGVLHGSRTFVLQDEDGQTIESHSISAGLDYPGVGPEHAWLAETGRAVYEPITDDEAMDAFRELTCTEGIIPAIESAHAVAGAKRLGQRIAEQDPTARPTILVCLSGRGDKDVATAFEYFGLPGVPDKTVGGMA, encoded by the coding sequence ATGAGCCTGCCTACCAGCAACGGACACTTCGGCATCTTCGGCGGGAGGTTCGTCCCGGAGGCGCTGCAGGCGGCCCTCAGCGAGCTGACCGTCGCGTTCGACGAGGCCATGGCCGATCCGGCCTACCACGCGGAGCTGGCCCGCCTGCAGCGTGATTACGCCGGACGTCCGACGCCCATCACCGTCGCCTCCAACTTCTCGAAGCAGTGCGGCAACGCCACGATCCTCCTGAAGCGTGAGGACCTGAACCACACGGGCGCCCACAAGGTCAACAACGTGCTCGGGCAGGCCCTGCTGACCAAGCGCATGGGCAAGACCCGCGTCATCGCGGAGACCGGCGCCGGCCAGCACGGGGTGGCCACCGCCACCGCCGCCGCGCTGCTCGGCCTCGAGTGCCGCGTCTACATGGGCGAGGTCGACACGCAGCGGCAGGCCCTGAACGTGGCCCGCATGCAGCTGCTCGGCGCCGAGGTCTACGCGGTGGCCGCCGGCTCCCGCACGCTCAAGGACGCCATGAACGAGGCGATGCGTGACTGGGTCACCACCGTCGACAACACGCACTACCTGATCGGCACCGTCGGCGGCCCGCACCCGTTCCCGTACCTGGTGCGCGAGCTGCAGCGGGTCATCTCGACCGAGGCCAGGGCGCAGATGCTGGCCGACCACGGCGCGCTGCCCGACTACGTCGCGGCGTGCGTCGGCGGCGGCAGCAACGCCATCGGCATGTTCTACGACTTCATCGGCGACGAGTCCGTCTCCCTCTACGGCTTCGAGGCCGGCGGCGACGGCGTCGAGACCGGCCGGCACGCGGCCACCATCACAGCGGGCAGCCACGGCGTGCTGCACGGGTCCCGCACCTTCGTGCTGCAGGACGAGGACGGTCAGACGATCGAGTCGCACTCGATCTCCGCGGGCCTCGACTACCCGGGCGTCGGCCCCGAGCATGCCTGGCTGGCCGAGACGGGGCGCGCCGTCTACGAGCCGATCACCGACGACGAGGCGATGGACGCGTTCCGCGAGCTGACCTGCACCGAGGGGATCATCCCGGCCATCGAGTCGGCCCACGCCGTCGCCGGGGCCAAGCGCCTCGGCCAGCGGATCGCCGAGCAGGATCCCACCGCCCGCCCCACCATCCTCGTGTGCCTGTCCGGCCGGGGGGACAAGGACGTGGCCACCGCGTTCGAGTACTTCGGGCTGCCCGGCGTGCCGGACAAGACCGTTGGAGGCATGGCATGA
- the trpA gene encoding tryptophan synthase subunit alpha, whose amino-acid sequence MSQFTDPARLGISGAVVARCLDAGRPALVGYLPVGYPDVAGSLDAVRAITEGTDGRGVDLVEIGIPYSDPLMDGLVIQHATTKARARGVRTRDAFAAVEAVAATSATPMVMTYWNLVEAYGPDAFARDLAAAGGAGVITPDLPPDDCPEWFAATDAHGLDRVFLIAPSSLDERIALTMDSCRGWVYASSVMGVTGTRAATSDAAPVIVERARRVDPGLPVGIGLGVSNGDQAAEIGAFADLVIVGSALLKCLDSDGADMPGDLARLRALAGELAEGVDRSRR is encoded by the coding sequence ATGAGCCAGTTCACCGATCCGGCCCGACTGGGCATCTCGGGCGCCGTCGTCGCGCGCTGCCTCGACGCGGGCCGCCCCGCGCTCGTGGGCTACCTGCCCGTCGGATACCCGGACGTGGCCGGCTCGCTGGACGCCGTGCGCGCCATCACCGAGGGCACCGACGGCCGCGGCGTCGACCTCGTCGAGATCGGCATCCCGTACTCGGACCCGCTGATGGACGGCCTGGTCATCCAGCACGCCACCACGAAGGCCAGGGCGCGCGGGGTCCGCACCCGCGACGCCTTCGCCGCCGTCGAGGCCGTCGCCGCCACGTCGGCCACGCCCATGGTGATGACCTACTGGAACCTCGTCGAGGCCTACGGCCCCGACGCGTTCGCCCGTGACCTAGCAGCCGCCGGCGGCGCGGGCGTCATCACGCCGGACCTGCCGCCGGACGACTGCCCCGAATGGTTCGCCGCCACCGACGCCCACGGCCTCGACCGGGTCTTCCTCATCGCGCCGTCCTCGCTGGACGAACGGATCGCGCTGACCATGGACTCCTGCCGCGGCTGGGTCTATGCCTCGTCCGTGATGGGCGTCACCGGCACCCGCGCCGCCACCTCCGACGCGGCGCCCGTGATCGTCGAGCGGGCACGCAGGGTCGACCCCGGTCTGCCCGTCGGCATCGGGCTCGGCGTCAGCAACGGCGACCAGGCCGCCGAGATCGGCGCCTTCGCGGACCTCGTCATCGTCGGCTCGGCCCTCCTGAAGTGCCTCGACAGCGACGGGGCGGACATGCCCGGCGACCTGGCCCGGCTGCGCGCTTTGGCGGGCGAACTGGCCGAGGGCGTCGACCGGTCCCGGCGATGA
- a CDS encoding SCO family protein produces the protein MISRRGLLGLGGITLVAGCVPDAPPATTTAGDWHGTHLADGGNPLPDVTLIDQFGQPYNLATGPTTRAVALFFGYTNCPDVCPGILADMATAKRRLPAEMVDDVTLIVVTTDPARDTPEVLKEYLVRVDDSFVGLTGDLETIKPAAMSLGIDISEGKQLPSGGYEVDHGSYVMGFGEDRRLAVVWSQIAPADLKEDFERLLAA, from the coding sequence ATGATCTCCCGGCGCGGCCTCCTCGGCCTCGGCGGGATCACGCTGGTGGCCGGCTGCGTGCCCGACGCGCCGCCCGCGACGACGACGGCCGGCGACTGGCACGGCACCCACCTGGCGGACGGCGGGAATCCGCTGCCCGACGTCACCCTGATCGACCAGTTCGGGCAGCCGTACAACCTGGCCACGGGCCCGACGACCCGCGCCGTCGCCCTGTTCTTCGGCTACACCAACTGCCCCGACGTGTGCCCCGGCATCCTCGCCGACATGGCGACGGCGAAGCGGCGGCTGCCCGCCGAGATGGTCGACGACGTGACGCTGATCGTCGTCACCACCGACCCCGCCCGCGACACCCCCGAGGTGCTCAAGGAGTACCTGGTGCGCGTCGACGACTCGTTCGTCGGCCTCACCGGCGACCTGGAGACGATCAAGCCCGCGGCCATGAGCCTCGGGATCGACATCTCGGAGGGCAAGCAGCTGCCGTCCGGCGGGTACGAGGTCGACCACGGCAGCTACGTGATGGGCTTCGGCGAGGACCGCAGGCTGGCCGTCGTCTGGAGCCAGATCGCCCCGGCGGACCTCAAAGAGGACTTCGAACGGCTCCTCGCCGCCTGA